TTTCAATAGATTTTCCCCTTGCTGAAGATCACATAAAAAAAAGAGCTCTTAGATATATTGATTTTGTTATTCCTGAAGCTGAAAAAAGAAATATAGATCTTGAACTTATTTTTGCAATTATGGAAACTGAGAGTTCTTTTAATCCCCTGGCAAAATCTCCTATACCTGCTTTTGGGCTTATGCAGCTTGTACCTACGACTGCTGGAAGAGATTCGTTTCGGTTTATTTATAAAAAAGATCTGGCACCAAGTGATAAATTTCTTTATCAACCAAAAAACAATATTGAGCTTGGCTCAGCCTATCTTTATATTTTGTTTAACAGGTATCTTGATGAAGTTGAAAATATGGACTCAAGACTTTGGTGTGTTGTTGCTGCATATAATACTGGAATAGGCAATTTGTTTCAAACATTTGTCGGAGAATACTCTGAAACAAAATTTGGTACAAGACAGCTGTGGAAACTAACTGCTTTTAAAAAAATCAACGGGATGTCGCCCGATGAAGTTTACGATTATCTTTATGCCAATCTCCCTTACAAAGAAACTAGAAACTATATTGAAAGAGTTAAAACTAGGATGCCAAAATATAAAATAAATTAAAAATTTATTTTATTCCTGATATAGATCAAATTTCTTTTAAATTATTCATTATAATGGAGAATATTTGTAAACATCTTTAAGTGAAATTATGGGTGAAAGGAATCCCCCTGGTCCAATCTGGGTAAAATAAGTTTTAACAGAACCTGTGGCTTTGTTTTCTTTAAAGTCAAATACAAAACCTCCAAGATTTACTGAAGGCATTTCATGGGCTTTTTTAATAAAGCCTTCTCTTGTAATTGGTTCTTCGCAGTCTGAAAGAATTGTAGTCAGTGCTCTTGCAGAGATAAAGCCTTCAAATCCCTTGAATGAAGCAGTTTCTTCAGGATAAAATCTGGAAGATAATCTTTTGTAAAGATTGGTGATTTGATATCTTGTTTGGAAGGGAAAAGGAACAACCTGACTTACAATAACCCCAATTCCTTGATTCATAAGAAGTCCTGAAAGCTTTGACCCATCAACTTCAGAAGCTGCCATTATAATTATGGAGGGGTTAAGTTTTCTAAGTTCTTTAATGAATAAAGCCGCAATTTCAGCTTCCGAGGCTATAATTACAGCATCTGGAAATCCAGAGTTTATTTTTTTTGCTGCAAATTTAAAGTCTGGATTTTTTGTTTGTACTGATGCTGATGAAAAAATTTTAAGATTTTTTTCTTCAAAGCTCCATTTGGCACCTTTATAAAAACTTTCTGCCCAATTGCTGTCTGAATAAAAAAAAGAGATTTTATTTTTTTTATTTTCAATAAGAAGATCAACCATACTAGCTGTTTCTCTTCCATAATCTGGACGGGTAAAAAAAGCGTTTGGCTCAGAAAACTCATGGAGTTCAGTTGAACCGGTTGCGGCTCCAAAAAAGGCAAGCTTGTTTTTTTTGGAAAGCTCATAGCTCTTCATAGCTGAATCATAACCCAGATAACCATAAAGAACCAAAATATCGTCAAGAATAAAGTTTTCAGTTATTTTTAAGGCTGTTTCTGAATTACCTTTATCATCTTTTGTTATCAATTCTATTTGTTTTCCGTTTATACCTCCCCTTGAATTAATATAGTTAATCCAGGAAAGACTGCCTTTTTGAAATTCCTGTGCTGATTTTTCCATTTCACCAGTTAAAGGTAAAGATTGTCCTATTTTTATTGTTTCTGCAAAAATTTTTGGTGTTATGCTAAAACTTAAGATAAGCGGGAAAAGAACCAATAAAGTTTTTTTGAATAAATTGTTTCTCATTTTAATCCTTAATTTGTCTGTAACTCAAAATAAAGTTATTTAACTTAGACAATAGCTTTGCTGGTTTAGGGGTTAAACTCAATCATCTCTTCGGCCATTGGCAGAAAAAGCTTACATTTTTTAATCTCAGTTATTATTTGATAAAGAACTTGATTTAGCAATGTCTCGATTCAATTAACCTTATATAAAATAAAGTTTTAAAAATGGTCAACCTAAAGGTTAGCCTTTTTTAAAATTTTATAAGTAATGGCTAAATTAGCTGACAATGGAATCCATAATGAACAACTACAATCATTGTCTTGAACAATGATATTAAATGGGTTATAAAAATTGGTGCTTATATTTGATCGGAAAGTTTTGATTTGTTGGAAAAATATAAAACACATTTACCTTAAGGACAGATTTCATGGAATTCACTTTGGACCTAGGAAAAAACCAAATAGATCAGATTGAAAAGGTTTTGAATGAAGAGTTGATTGAATTAGGGGTTACAAATGTCATTCTCCTTGATCTTGCCGGCAATGTCATTGTCAATCTTGATAATGGTAAAACAAACCATGATGTTTATTCCCTGGCAGCTCTTGCAGCAGGAAACTTCGGGGCAGTAAGTGCAATGGCAAATCTTATTGGAGAACAGGAATTTTCCCTTTTATTCCATAAAGGAGAGATTGAAAGCATACATTTTAGCAAGGTCACTCAGGACATGCTCTTGCTTACAATATTTGAGAAGTCAGTTTCTTTGGGTTTTCTCAGGCTTAAGGTAAGTGAAGCTGTGAAAAAAATAAAATCTTTGTTTTAATTTAATTTTACCCGGAGGAACTAAATTGGCTTTAATAAATCCTAAGAAAAAAGAAGTGCAGGTTAAAATAGTTTATTACGGACCAGGAAGGTGTGGTAAAACTACAAATCTTGAATTCATAAACAATAAATTTAAAAAAAGAATCCAAAATGAAATGGTCACCATAAAAACTTATGGAGACAGAACTCTTTTTTTTGACTTTTTACCTTTAGATATAGGTACTATTTCAGGGCATAATATTAAGGTTCAGTTTTATACAGTTCCAGGTCAGGTTAAATATAATGCTACCCGAAAACTTGTTTTAAGAGGGGTAGATGGGATTGTTTTTGTAGCTGATTCAATGGCTTTGAGAAGAGATATGAATATGCGCTCACTAAAAAATCTACATGAAAATTTATTGTCATTTAATAAAGATATAAGGAAAATTCCCCTTGTTATGCAATTTAATAAAAGAGATCTTGGGGAGCAGGGTATTGAGCTTTTAGATATTGAAACAATGAATAATGATCTTAATAAAGTTATAAAAGCTCCTTACTTAGGTGCCAGTGCAATATCAGGGGAAAATGTGGCATTAACAATGAAAAAAATAATTTCTCTTACAATCTCTTCATTAAAGAAAAAACTGGAGGCCTAGTTGAACTCTAAAAAAGATAATCTCACTCAGGAGCTTGACACTAAACTTGAAAATCTTTTTGATGAAGATACTCTTTTTGATGAAAACGAAGTTGAGCCTGAGTCATTAATCAGAAATCCGGTAAAACCAGAACTTCGAGTGGATGAAAGTTTAAATACAGAAACTGCTAAGTTAAATAAAAAATCCAATGTCTCTCTTCTGGATAATTTAAATGCAATTCTTTTATCCCTGGACTGGGAAATCACTGATGAGCTCATAGATAACTACACTTCTGAAATTAATAATCTTAAATCAAGTTATGGGGAAGACAAATATTGTGGTTATTTTTATCGAATACTCGAAAATCTAGGAAGATATATTAAAAAACATCTTGGGGAAGCACATCCTGAGTCAGTTTTAATGATGCAGTCAATTCATAAAAGCCTTGAAAATATTTTTCTTAATTCAGATTTAACTGAAGTTCAAAAAAAAGATATATTTTACAAAGAATACAATAAATATACAAAATTTAAAGAAAAAGTAAGTCTTAAAAAATCAAGAAAACCTTCAAAAAAATCATCAGACAGCAACCTTGGAACAGGAAATATTTCTGAAGCTTTAATTTTAAGACTTTCTGAAGTTTTGAAGACAACAATTAAAGAAGAGCTTGAAATAGTAAAAAAAGAAATAATTGAAACTTTAAAAAAATAATTTTTCAGGATTTATAAATGGTGGATATTGGCAGCCTGGATGAAATTAAATCAATAAACATTAAAGATTTTACTAAGATAACCAAGTTTACCTGTTCTGGGGAAGAACTTGAATTATTGTTAATCTTAATTGAGAATAATAATTTGCCTGAAATTTCTGCTCAGTTTAAAAACAACAAAGACAAGCTTTTATCTTTAATTTTAAATCTTCATTATTTGAACCTTATTGATTTCAAATTAAAAGATATAGTTTCAAAGCCTCCTTTAATTGATTTGGGTTTACTTATTCAATTTATTTTAATCAGCTTTCTTGAAGCTGTAGGACCAATTGCCAACTTTATCCTTGATGATACAATAAATGAGATGGGCGAAACTAAGGAAAATTTTACTTTAAAAAGAATTCCTGAACTTATAAATATTTTGTCCAGGGAAATTCCAAGGAAAGATAAGAAAATTAAGTTCCAAAAAGCTATGATAGAAAAACTAAAAGAGATTAAAATGGTGTAAACAGATTTGAAACCATTGCTTTGTTGATTGAAATTGATAAAATCAAACCCCGGGAAATTGGGAGTAAAAAACCAGATACTTATTTCTTAAAAAGTCTGCAGCCAGGCAGTTTTGGTTGAAAAACTTTGATGTTCAGATAAATACCAAATCAATAATAATCACTAAATTTCAGGAGTCCTGATTATGGCCCTTATATGCGAAGAATGTGGAAAAATTTATCATATTGATAAAGAAAAACTGGAAAAACAGCTAAAAGGTGACTTTGCAAGAACAAAGTGCCGTATTTGCGGTCATATAATTCAGATCTCAAAGGAAGATATTGAAAACTTAGTACCTGAAAAAGATTTTAATATTTTAGAAGAGATATCAAATTCAGACAATGGAACTCAAGAGAATAGCTTTGATTCTTTTGATGAAGAGAAAACTGAAAGTTTTAAAGAACCTCAAAATAAAACTTTAGTTGAAGATAGCAAACTAAAAAAACAAAAAATCAGAGGAAATGAAAGAAAAGGACTTGGTCTTAGGGCAAAAATGTTTTTTCTTTTTCTGGTTATTCCTATTTTTCTTATGGCAGCATCTGGAATATTTTCACAATTTCAGCTTAACAGACTTTCTGAAAATATCACTGACAAAGGTACTGCTGTTGTTAAAGAGTTTGCAGAGCAAAGAATTGCTGAAAAAGCAAGAGACGTTGCTTTGCAATGTCAAATTTATCTTTTAAGCCATCCTGAACTTAGAAAATCAGACTTTAACTATGAAACAGAATTTAAAAAAATTATTGTTCAAAAAATCGGAAAGACTGGATACACTTTACTTGCAGAAAGGACTTTACCAACGGAGGATTTAGATGGATTTAGAATTTGGGGGCATCCTAACCCATCAATAGTTGGAGTTCCTTTGTTTAAAACGCTTAAAAATGAGCTGGGTTTAGAATTTGATAAACTTGCTGAAAATTTAAAACCTTTAATAAGGGGAGAAGAAGTTGCTGATTATTACAAGTGGAAAGAAGTAAGCGGGGAGATTAAAGAAAAATTCCTTGTTGCTGTTCATGTAAAGCATACAAAATATGTAATTCTTGCCACAGCACCCATTGATGAATTTACAAAGCCTATCAGGGATTTAGAAAGCGAAGCTAAGCTTTTAACCCTGCAAACAAGAAATATAAATATTCTTATTTTGATAACAACTCTTTTGATCATAAGCATGGCAATTTTGATTTATGGATATAGAATCACTAAAAATATAAAATATCTTACTGAAACTGCTGACAGGATAAGTGTTGGAGAGCTTGATGTTAAAATTGAAATTAAAGCTAAAGATGAAATCGGAAGTCTTGCAGATGCAATTTCAAGAATGCAGGATAGTCTTAGGCTGTCCATTGAAAGACTGAGAAAAAGAAAGTAAAGAGCAAATTTACAATGCCTGAACTTAAACTTTCAGGCATTGGGCAGACAGTTTTCTTAGAATAGAACTTCAAACATCATTTTTATCTACACCAAGGATTGATTATGTATTTTCCCGATTCAAATCCTATCTTAAAAGGCCTTAATACTTATTATATAAAAACTGATAAGCTTATTGAGCATTTTCAAGGCGAAATAGGTAATGGAGTAATTTATTTTAAGGGTTCTATAAGTGAAGGTGCTGTGTTTTTCGAATCAGATCACTATTTAAAGTCATTTTTTAAAAAAAAAGATGAACTCATTTTTGATAATGAAGCTTTGTCTTTAATCATGAAAAATTGTGAAAAAAACAATTATGAAATCTATATTTATTACCTAAAGCCAGATGAAGTTTATCTTTGGTCAGAAATTACAATGTCTTTTCCTGTGAGTTTAAATGTTGAGTTTAATTCAAAAACTTTTAATAAAAAACTTCAGGAATTTATTAATCTACAAGGAACCGGTTATTTTATAACAAAAAGTGAAAAAAATATTTATGGTGTTTTTTTTGCTTATGGAAAAATTGCAGGATACTTAGTAAATGGTGAAATTTTTGTTAAAGATTTAAAAGAGAATAAAAGGTTCATAAAGGATATTTCAAAAATTATTGATAAAAATCAGGCTAAAACAGATATTTATATAAAAAATTCTGGGTTTTCAAAAAACTCAAAACTTAATCCAAGGTTACCTAGCAAACAAACCATTGAAACAATGGGTGAGTTTATTTTTATTTTTGATAATTTTATTTCAAATAATAAAAAAATAAAGTCTGAGTTTCTTCCTATGCTTAAAAAGAAATTTATTGAATATGTAGATGAGTATGATTTTCTTGATCCTTTTGCAGCTGAATTTCTTTATTCTGATGGTAAAATTCAATTTACAGGAATTGCTGATGAGACTAAGTTTGTTGAAGGCATTTTTAAATGTATTATAGAAATTGCCCTGGAAACAGAACATCTTAATAAAATGGAAGATCTTTATACAAATTGGTCAAAGAAAAATCAAAAATTTATTAAAAAATATAAATTGAGTTTCAATTAGATAAACCGGGGATTTATGAAAAACATTCTTGTAGTTGATCATGATATAACTTTTATGAAGATGATTGCAAAAAAGTTTGAATCTGGAACGAAACAATTTAACCCCATATTTGTCAAAGACGGAGCTTTAGCAGTTAATCAGCTCAAAAAAACAAAAATTGATATTATAATTTCAGCTCTGCAGATGCCTAAAATGGACGGATATAGCCTTTTAGAATTTCTCAACCTAAACTATCCAGATATACCATTAATAATAATCACTGCCTTTGGAAAGCCTAAATCAAGAGAAATTTTAATGGAAAAAGGGGCTTCAGCTTATTTTGTTAAACCTGTTAATTTTGACGAGCTGATCTCTAAAATCAAAGACTTGAAAGAAGAGAAATCCAATGGAGGAATTTTAAGGTCTGCTTCACTTGAAATGTTTGCTCAACTTGTTGAAATGGAACAAAAAACCTGCACCATAAGAATCAAAAGGGAATCTGATGGTAAAGAGGGAGTTCTTTGTTTCAAAGAAGGGGAAATATATTTTGCCAGAATAGGGAATTTAAAAGGGCTTGAGGCTGCTTATAAAATATTTAGCTGGCAGAATGTCACTCTTTATATAGAAAACAACTGCAGAATAAAAAAGAAAAAGATAAATTCTGAACTTCAGGCTCTTCTTCTTGAAGCCATGAGACTTAAAGATGAAAAAGAGGTCAAAAAAAGCTCAGCAAAAAACAAAGATTCCAGAGAACCTCAAAAATTATCTCCTGTTGATTCTTTAAAAAAATACATTGAAGATAATTTGCCAGATAAAACCGGTGTTTTAGATGTTTATCAAGATTCTTCCTGGTCTGAGTTTATCAAAAGCTCATCTATGCTGGGTTTGGTTTTTAAAAAAGAAGATCTTAAAGCCTGCTATGTTAGTAAAGTTGATTCGACCAATTTTATTATAGTTCCTGATAAAGAAAATACTGTTTTGTCTGTAAGTTCAAAATGCGATAGAGAAAAAATTTACAAAATACTTATGGATTGATTTAAAATTGAATTGGGTAGATTATGAAAGAAATATTTACAGAGTTAAATTCTATTGAAAATGTCCAGGGTTCACTTTTTTTCTCTATAGACGGTGAACTTATGATTTATGAAGCTGTGGGAGAAAATATTCCTTCAAAGGAAATCATAGAAGAATATTCAGGTTCACTTGAATGGGAATTTATTAATAATCAATTTAAAGAAATTAATGAGGCTGAACTTATTTTCATAAAACACAGGGTCTATATTAGAAAAGTTGACCATGGTTTTATACTGGTTCTTATGACTTTAGAAACGCCAATAGAAGTTGTCCGGCTTAATACAGATCTTTTGATTCCGGAATTAGACTCTCTTAAAAAAAACAAAGGCTTTCGAAGATTTTTTAGATTTCGTTGATATTTAATTAAAGAGGAAACTAATGCCAGATTCTGCAGTTAAAGATATTGCTTATAAAATTAAGGAAGCTGAAGCGTACTGCAAGCACGGTCTTTTTTCTGAAGCAGTTCACATATTTGAAACAATCTTATCATTTGAAGACTTGGACAATGATACTTCAAAATTTGTTGTTGAACGAGTCAAAGAAATTCAAAAAGATATTAAAGAGCTTGAAAAAATTGACAATCAAATTCTTTCATCTCAGCAGCTAAACCAACTTTCAGACACCTGGAAAGGAAAAGGGACTGTTCCTGAAATACTTGACAGTGCTGAAGCTTTTGAAGATTTAGGGTTCAATGAAGAAGCTGCAACCGAATATGGAAAGCTTCTTGCCATGGGCAAGTTTGAAGAGTTTAGCAAAAGATTTTCAGATTTCATGTTTTCTCGATTCACCGCTTCTAATATTTATTCTCAGCTTGAAAAAATATTTAACCAAAGCAAGGTTGAAGATGAAATAAAAACAAAGGTTTTGTTTTTATTTGGTGAAGTTTTTGAAAAAAAGAATGATTTTGAACAGGCTCTTAAATATTTTGAAGGAATAGAGCTTATCAATCCTTTTTACCCTCTGCTTCAGAAGAAAATTTCAAAACATAAGAAAAAAAACAATTACAATTCAAAATATGATTACCTTATAAAACAAAACTTTATTGATCCTGCCAAACTTAAAGAAGCAAGGGATATTTCAAAGTCAGATAATAAAAGCGTTGAGTTTGTTCTTATAACAAAAATGAAAATCCCAAAAGAAGAGGTTGGTAAGTCGCTTTCTTGTTTTTATAATGTCCCATTTAGATCTTTTAATCCTGATCTTGATCCTCCTGTGGGAGTTATAAAAAATCTTAGAAAAAATTTTCTTCTTCAAAATATGTGGGTGCCTTTAGATTGGGATATAGAAAAAGGTATAGATGTTGTAATTGATGATCCCTTAAACCTGATGAAAACAGATCAAATATCTAATTTGCTTGACGTAAAAAAAATAAATTATCAAGTTGCAATCCCTGAAGATATAAAGTCTTTTATAAAGGTTTTTTATGAGGCACCTTCCAAAAATTTAGAAGATGACCCAAAAATGGATAGTTTCGAAGAATTTTCAGTAAGCAATAGCTTTGAACTTGAAGAAGAAGATGAAGACGATGACATTGAATCTTTTGGTGATAATGACAGTGAAGTCGTAAGAATGGTGGATCAGATAATTTTTTCAGCATACAAAAAAGATGCTTCTGATATACACATTGAACCTTCCCCGGGACTTAAAAAGACAAAAATAAGATACAGGATTGATGGGGTGTGTCAGCAGGTGCTTCAGGTTCCCAATTCATTTGCAGCAGGAATTATATCCAGGTTAAAAGTAATGGCAAATCTTGATATAGCTGAAAAAAGACTGCCTCAGGACGGCAAAATTAAGTTTAAAAGAAAGGGAATCAGGGAGTTTGAACTAAGACTTGCAACTCTTCCCACTGCCGGTGGTTATGAAGATGCTGTATTAAGAGTTCTTGCATCTTCAGGAGCAATGCACATTGACGATATGGGGATGAATTCAAGAAACCTTTCTTTAATTAAAAAAACAATTGTTCAGCCCTATGGACTTTTTCTTGTTGTTGGTCCAACTGGTTCAGGTAAAACCACAACTCTTCATTCATCCCTTGCGTATATAAACAATCCAGGGGTTAAAATATGGACTGCTGAAGATCCTGTGGAGATTACTCAGGAAGGTTTAAGACAGGTTGAATGTAAACCCAAAATAGGCCTTGATTTTGCCAGGGTAATGAGATCTTTTTTAAGGGCTGATCCAGATGTGATCATGATAGGTGAAATGAGGGATCGAGAAACAGCTGCAATTGGAATTGAAGCTTCACTTACAGGTCATATGGTTTTTTCAACTCTTCATACCAACTCAGCTCCAGAAACTATTACAAGATTGCTTGATATGGGACTTAACCCTCTTAACTTTTCAGATGCTTTTTTAGGTGTGCTTGCCCAAAGACTGGTAAGAAGGCTTTGTAAGCATTGCAAGGAAGAATATACACCTGATGATAAAAAAATTGGCGAAATAATGGAACTTTACAACGGAGTTGAAGCCTTTGAAAAAATATCAGGCTATAAAAAGTCTGATTTGGAAAAGATGAAGTTATTCAAAGCCAAGGGGTGTGAACATTGTTCTGAGGGCTTTAGAGGTAGACTTGGGATTCACGAACTAATGGAAGGTACAGCCAAAATTAAGCAGCTTATTAAAAGAAAAGCTCCTACTGAAGAAATATTTGAGCTGGCATCTGAAGAGGGAATGAAAACACTTATTCAAGATGGAGTTGACAAGGTTTTTCAGGGGCTGACTGATTTAAATGAAATCAGAAGGGTTTGTGTTAATTAACTTAAATCTATAAATTTAAATTTTTGGTTGAAATATTGTTAAAGAACAAATTTAAAAAATCTTTGATTTAAGTTTTGAATTGGTTTAATTTAACAAACTAAAACTTGATTGTTGAGTTTAGAGCTGATAATTTACCAAATGCTTTATTAATCTTAAATTACCGCAAAAACAATGTCAGGAAACAGGCTTATAGGAGTTGAACTTATAAACAGTTAAAAATGGTGGATTAACCAAAAATTTGACTTTCAATTAAGCTGTAAATATTAAAAAACTATTTAAAAGATGCGAAAATGCATCTTTTTTTGTGCAGGAAATATGTTTAATATAAAAAAAATTTATTTGACAAGTGATTGTAAAAATTATCCTTTGGCCCATGAAATTATCAATAGTCTGGATGCAGAAACTAAAATAACAAATGATCTTATTCCCTTGATGAAGGAAATTTCAAACTCAGAAGATCCCCAGTCTAAAGGCAAGGAAGTTTTAATTCTTACAAAAAATAGGGGTGATTTTTTAAAAAAATGCCCGGGAACCAAATATTATAGATGTTGTAATTATCAAATTCTCCATGTGGGCAGTTTTTGTCCAATGGATTGTTCTTATTGCATTTTGCAGACATACTTTCATCCTCCTGCAATAAGTTTTTTTTTAAATCAGGAAAAAATGGAAGATGAGCTTGACAAAAGGGTGTTTAATTCTAATAAAATCTGGCGAATAGGAACTGGAGAGTTTACAGATTCACTTGTATGGGATGAACTTTTCAATTATTCAAAATATCTTGTAAATTTGTTTAAAGGTCAAAAAAGAGCAATTCTTGAACTGAAAACAAAAACAGTGAATATTGAAAATCTTCTTGAGCTTGATCATAATAAAAAAACAATTGTTTCCTGGTCTTTGAATACTCCAAAAGTGATTGAAGAAGACGAAAGAGATACAACAACCCTTGAACAAAGACTTGAAGCTGCTTCAATCTGTGAAAAACAAGATTATAAACTAGCATTTCACTTTGATCCAATTGTAATTTACCCTGGTTGTTCAGAAGATTATAAAAAAGCAGTAAGAAAAATTTTTGATTATGTATCACCTGAGAACATAGTTTATATAAGTTTAGGTACTTTTAGATTCATGCCAGACCTTAAGGACATAATTAAAAAACGATTTTCAGATTCAAAAATCTGGTGTGGCGAGTTTTTTTTGGGAACTGACAATAAAATGAGGTATTTAAAAACTTTAAGAATTGATGTTTTCAAATCCATCCATGACGAGTTTATGAAAATAGATCAAAATCTATGTCTTTATTTTTGCATGGAAGATGACAAAGTTTGGGAAAGAGTCTTTGGATATCCTCCAAAAGCCAAAGGAGGATTGGCAAATATTCTTGATCAAGCTGTACAACAACATTGTGGAGTGAGTAGTCATTAAAATGAAAAAAACTTTAATAACAATTCTTTTTATTTTGTTTCCGGGAATTTGTTTTAGTGCTGATTTTTTTTATTCCAAAGTAAGGTTTATTCCAGACGGTGATACTATAGTTTTAAAAAACAAAAGGGTGGTCAGATACATTGGGATAGATTCACCTGAAACAAATCACAAAACATCAAATCCTCAACCTTTTGCTTTAATGGCCAAAAATTACAATAAAGAACTTGTTTTAAATAAAACTTTAAAAATAGTTCCTGGAGATAAAAAATCAGATAAGTATAAACGAATTCTTGCCTATGTTTATCTTCCTGATGGAAGAATGGTAAATAAGCTTGTTTTGGAAAAAGGACTTGCCTGGGTATATA
This is a stretch of genomic DNA from Desulforegulaceae bacterium. It encodes these proteins:
- a CDS encoding HAMP domain-containing protein, producing the protein MALICEECGKIYHIDKEKLEKQLKGDFARTKCRICGHIIQISKEDIENLVPEKDFNILEEISNSDNGTQENSFDSFDEEKTESFKEPQNKTLVEDSKLKKQKIRGNERKGLGLRAKMFFLFLVIPIFLMAASGIFSQFQLNRLSENITDKGTAVVKEFAEQRIAEKARDVALQCQIYLLSHPELRKSDFNYETEFKKIIVQKIGKTGYTLLAERTLPTEDLDGFRIWGHPNPSIVGVPLFKTLKNELGLEFDKLAENLKPLIRGEEVADYYKWKEVSGEIKEKFLVAVHVKHTKYVILATAPIDEFTKPIRDLESEAKLLTLQTRNINILILITTLLIISMAILIYGYRITKNIKYLTETADRISVGELDVKIEIKAKDEIGSLADAISRMQDSLRLSIERLRKRK
- a CDS encoding radical SAM protein; its protein translation is MFNIKKIYLTSDCKNYPLAHEIINSLDAETKITNDLIPLMKEISNSEDPQSKGKEVLILTKNRGDFLKKCPGTKYYRCCNYQILHVGSFCPMDCSYCILQTYFHPPAISFFLNQEKMEDELDKRVFNSNKIWRIGTGEFTDSLVWDELFNYSKYLVNLFKGQKRAILELKTKTVNIENLLELDHNKKTIVSWSLNTPKVIEEDERDTTTLEQRLEAASICEKQDYKLAFHFDPIVIYPGCSEDYKKAVRKIFDYVSPENIVYISLGTFRFMPDLKDIIKKRFSDSKIWCGEFFLGTDNKMRYLKTLRIDVFKSIHDEFMKIDQNLCLYFCMEDDKVWERVFGYPPKAKGGLANILDQAVQQHCGVSSH
- a CDS encoding ATPase, T2SS/T4P/T4SS family; translation: MPDSAVKDIAYKIKEAEAYCKHGLFSEAVHIFETILSFEDLDNDTSKFVVERVKEIQKDIKELEKIDNQILSSQQLNQLSDTWKGKGTVPEILDSAEAFEDLGFNEEAATEYGKLLAMGKFEEFSKRFSDFMFSRFTASNIYSQLEKIFNQSKVEDEIKTKVLFLFGEVFEKKNDFEQALKYFEGIELINPFYPLLQKKISKHKKKNNYNSKYDYLIKQNFIDPAKLKEARDISKSDNKSVEFVLITKMKIPKEEVGKSLSCFYNVPFRSFNPDLDPPVGVIKNLRKNFLLQNMWVPLDWDIEKGIDVVIDDPLNLMKTDQISNLLDVKKINYQVAIPEDIKSFIKVFYEAPSKNLEDDPKMDSFEEFSVSNSFELEEEDEDDDIESFGDNDSEVVRMVDQIIFSAYKKDASDIHIEPSPGLKKTKIRYRIDGVCQQVLQVPNSFAAGIISRLKVMANLDIAEKRLPQDGKIKFKRKGIREFELRLATLPTAGGYEDAVLRVLASSGAMHIDDMGMNSRNLSLIKKTIVQPYGLFLVVGPTGSGKTTTLHSSLAYINNPGVKIWTAEDPVEITQEGLRQVECKPKIGLDFARVMRSFLRADPDVIMIGEMRDRETAAIGIEASLTGHMVFSTLHTNSAPETITRLLDMGLNPLNFSDAFLGVLAQRLVRRLCKHCKEEYTPDDKKIGEIMELYNGVEAFEKISGYKKSDLEKMKLFKAKGCEHCSEGFRGRLGIHELMEGTAKIKQLIKRKAPTEEIFELASEEGMKTLIQDGVDKVFQGLTDLNEIRRVCVN
- a CDS encoding roadblock/LC7 domain-containing protein, whose protein sequence is MEFTLDLGKNQIDQIEKVLNEELIELGVTNVILLDLAGNVIVNLDNGKTNHDVYSLAALAAGNFGAVSAMANLIGEQEFSLLFHKGEIESIHFSKVTQDMLLLTIFEKSVSLGFLRLKVSEAVKKIKSLF
- a CDS encoding GTPase domain-containing protein, whose protein sequence is MALINPKKKEVQVKIVYYGPGRCGKTTNLEFINNKFKKRIQNEMVTIKTYGDRTLFFDFLPLDIGTISGHNIKVQFYTVPGQVKYNATRKLVLRGVDGIVFVADSMALRRDMNMRSLKNLHENLLSFNKDIRKIPLVMQFNKRDLGEQGIELLDIETMNNDLNKVIKAPYLGASAISGENVALTMKKIISLTISSLKKKLEA
- a CDS encoding ABC transporter substrate-binding protein; this encodes MRNNLFKKTLLVLFPLILSFSITPKIFAETIKIGQSLPLTGEMEKSAQEFQKGSLSWINYINSRGGINGKQIELITKDDKGNSETALKITENFILDDILVLYGYLGYDSAMKSYELSKKNKLAFFGAATGSTELHEFSEPNAFFTRPDYGRETASMVDLLIENKKNKISFFYSDSNWAESFYKGAKWSFEEKNLKIFSSASVQTKNPDFKFAAKKINSGFPDAVIIASEAEIAALFIKELRKLNPSIIIMAASEVDGSKLSGLLMNQGIGVIVSQVVPFPFQTRYQITNLYKRLSSRFYPEETASFKGFEGFISARALTTILSDCEEPITREGFIKKAHEMPSVNLGGFVFDFKENKATGSVKTYFTQIGPGGFLSPIISLKDVYKYSPL
- a CDS encoding thermonuclease family protein — encoded protein: MKKTLITILFILFPGICFSADFFYSKVRFIPDGDTIVLKNKRVVRYIGIDSPETNHKTSNPQPFALMAKNYNKELVLNKTLKIVPGDKKSDKYKRILAYVYLPDGRMVNKLVLEKGLAWVYNHKDNSRYFNDFLLSQRQAMNSNSGLWEKILQIDLPVRANPNSLKFHSVDCKNSGKKSFIEKNPFQAFYKGYSPSRKCLANIFKYKN
- a CDS encoding response regulator, which encodes MKNILVVDHDITFMKMIAKKFESGTKQFNPIFVKDGALAVNQLKKTKIDIIISALQMPKMDGYSLLEFLNLNYPDIPLIIITAFGKPKSREILMEKGASAYFVKPVNFDELISKIKDLKEEKSNGGILRSASLEMFAQLVEMEQKTCTIRIKRESDGKEGVLCFKEGEIYFARIGNLKGLEAAYKIFSWQNVTLYIENNCRIKKKKINSELQALLLEAMRLKDEKEVKKSSAKNKDSREPQKLSPVDSLKKYIEDNLPDKTGVLDVYQDSSWSEFIKSSSMLGLVFKKEDLKACYVSKVDSTNFIIVPDKENTVLSVSSKCDREKIYKILMD